One stretch of Sylvia atricapilla isolate bSylAtr1 chromosome 4, bSylAtr1.pri, whole genome shotgun sequence DNA includes these proteins:
- the MRPL1 gene encoding large ribosomal subunit protein uL1m isoform X2: MAVGGAPRGASSAGNGSGGSVSARAPGQNGGAQRPLLVARTAKKDARRTRQEKVKEKPRPRRPPLMTKPVDDVYLTWLYRRPSYQLEQAVGMLKRFQELDFTHPKQFVYINVFLDMALQKKKKVDPFSSSVSLPYRFTDEVNKVLVFTENVQEAEVAREHGAAIVGGVELMKWILEDEIQADFYVAVPAIIPKLIPLRNKLKRKYPSTRRNSLGSDIPKMLQFFRECHEYTVQDENIIKTRIARLDMPTEHIIANLKTIIHDICTFKPSNFDPIVQRLVIRSSTSEGLLLNLDGILPQVEKAEEKEEENAADEDQQKPVQESVST, encoded by the exons aTGGCGGTAGGTGGCGCACCTCGGGGAGCGAGTTCCGCGGGGAACGGTTCCGGCGGTTCCGTTTCCGCCAGGGCGCCTGGCCAAAATGGCGGCGCCCAGCGCCCGCTGCTTGTGGCGAG AACTGCCAAAAAAGATGCCAGGAGGACCAGGCAGGAGAAGGTGAAGGAGAAGCCTCGTCCTCGGAGGCCGCCGCTGATGACCAAGCCTGTGGACGACGTGTACCTGACATGGCTCTACAGGAGACCCTCCTACCAGCTGGAGCAGGCCGTGGGCATGCTCAAGAGgttccaggagctggacttcaCCCACCCCAAGCAGTTTGTGTACATAAATGTGTTCCTGGATATGGCACTGCAGAAGAAG AAAAAAGTGGATCCTTTCTCCAGCAGTGTCAGTCTTCCCTATCGCTTTACAGATGAAGTGAACAAGGTTTTGGTGTTCACAGAG AATGTGCAAGAAGCTGAAGTAGCTCGAGAGCACGGAGCTGCCATCGTGGGAGGAGTTGAATTAATGAAATGG ATCCTGGAGGATGAAATCCAGGCTGATTTCTACGTGGCTGTCCCTGCCATAATACCCAAGTTAATTCCCCTGAGGAACAAACTGAAACGAAAGTACCCCAGCACCCGGAGAA actccctgggcagtgacattcccaaaatgctgcagttCTTCAGAGAATGTCACGAGTACACAGTACAGGACGAGAATATAATCAAGACGAGAATAGCCAGA CTGGATATGCCTACTGAGCACATAATTGCCAATCTGAAGACAATTATCCACGATATCTGCACCTTCAAGCCGTCAAATTTTG ATCCCATTGTGCAGAGGTTGGTTATCAGATCTTCCACCAGTGAAGGTTTGCTGCTGAACCTCGATGGAATTCTACCTCAGgtggagaaagcagaagaaaaagaagaagaaaatgcagctgaTGAGGATCAACAAAAACCTGTCCAAGAATCTGTTAGTACCTGA
- the MRPL1 gene encoding large ribosomal subunit protein uL1m isoform X1: protein MAAPSARCLWRALAPRCGWVLPGLEQRLAVPAALSPAAARPYAAAATTAKKDARRTRQEKVKEKPRPRRPPLMTKPVDDVYLTWLYRRPSYQLEQAVGMLKRFQELDFTHPKQFVYINVFLDMALQKKKKVDPFSSSVSLPYRFTDEVNKVLVFTENVQEAEVAREHGAAIVGGVELMKWILEDEIQADFYVAVPAIIPKLIPLRNKLKRKYPSTRRNSLGSDIPKMLQFFRECHEYTVQDENIIKTRIARLDMPTEHIIANLKTIIHDICTFKPSNFDPIVQRLVIRSSTSEGLLLNLDGILPQVEKAEEKEEENAADEDQQKPVQESVST, encoded by the exons ATGGCGGCGCCCAGCGCCCGCTGCTTGTGGCGAG CACTGGCTCCGCGGTGCGGGTGGGTCCTCCCCGGGCTGGAGCAGCGCCTCGCCGTCCCCGCCGCGCTgagccccgcggccgcccggccCTACGCGGCGGCAGCCAC AACTGCCAAAAAAGATGCCAGGAGGACCAGGCAGGAGAAGGTGAAGGAGAAGCCTCGTCCTCGGAGGCCGCCGCTGATGACCAAGCCTGTGGACGACGTGTACCTGACATGGCTCTACAGGAGACCCTCCTACCAGCTGGAGCAGGCCGTGGGCATGCTCAAGAGgttccaggagctggacttcaCCCACCCCAAGCAGTTTGTGTACATAAATGTGTTCCTGGATATGGCACTGCAGAAGAAG AAAAAAGTGGATCCTTTCTCCAGCAGTGTCAGTCTTCCCTATCGCTTTACAGATGAAGTGAACAAGGTTTTGGTGTTCACAGAG AATGTGCAAGAAGCTGAAGTAGCTCGAGAGCACGGAGCTGCCATCGTGGGAGGAGTTGAATTAATGAAATGG ATCCTGGAGGATGAAATCCAGGCTGATTTCTACGTGGCTGTCCCTGCCATAATACCCAAGTTAATTCCCCTGAGGAACAAACTGAAACGAAAGTACCCCAGCACCCGGAGAA actccctgggcagtgacattcccaaaatgctgcagttCTTCAGAGAATGTCACGAGTACACAGTACAGGACGAGAATATAATCAAGACGAGAATAGCCAGA CTGGATATGCCTACTGAGCACATAATTGCCAATCTGAAGACAATTATCCACGATATCTGCACCTTCAAGCCGTCAAATTTTG ATCCCATTGTGCAGAGGTTGGTTATCAGATCTTCCACCAGTGAAGGTTTGCTGCTGAACCTCGATGGAATTCTACCTCAGgtggagaaagcagaagaaaaagaagaagaaaatgcagctgaTGAGGATCAACAAAAACCTGTCCAAGAATCTGTTAGTACCTGA